A part of Pirellulales bacterium genomic DNA contains:
- a CDS encoding serine hydrolase, with amino-acid sequence MTCKSRLAVAILITTVSLTAGPLARGQAIPHGGQPSPPRPGPAAPADATRRDISVSQTVEAVVAPWKAKFQAPGVIVVVRHDGLTQFFPFGLADREHRTPVTADTVFELASITKVFTTTSLAMEVQAGRMQLDDVVTDYVPLLRDHGGDIRRVTLLQLATHTSSLPRTPTVQRPDHDWNKQLLIQWLAGWQSPYPPGTKSLYSNIGVGLLGFAIADLEKKPMIDIWREQFLTPLGMHRTFFEPRDATPFVAQGYGPHGQPVSHTPVGGWPAGGRLSSSGRDMGNFLVANMGERTDLPKIMAAMQFSQRPFFKASANMTQGLAWQRVHIQGELVIDKNGGLTGTSTYIGMLPERHVGVVVMANRGKCQATAVGRQLLIALVAKQQTE; translated from the coding sequence ATGACCTGCAAATCGCGACTCGCCGTTGCCATACTTATCACGACTGTTAGCTTGACGGCAGGGCCATTGGCGCGGGGCCAAGCGATACCGCACGGCGGGCAACCGTCCCCTCCGCGACCGGGCCCTGCGGCGCCTGCCGATGCGACCAGACGCGATATTTCCGTATCACAAACCGTTGAGGCCGTAGTAGCGCCATGGAAGGCGAAATTCCAGGCGCCAGGCGTGATTGTGGTAGTCCGCCACGATGGTCTAACCCAGTTCTTTCCATTCGGATTGGCAGACCGCGAGCATCGCACGCCAGTCACCGCGGACACTGTTTTTGAACTGGCATCGATCACGAAAGTATTCACGACGACTTCGCTGGCGATGGAAGTTCAGGCTGGCCGTATGCAACTGGACGATGTTGTCACAGATTACGTTCCATTGTTACGCGATCACGGTGGCGACATCCGACGGGTCACACTGCTGCAACTGGCGACACATACGTCCAGCCTGCCACGAACGCCCACCGTGCAGCGCCCGGATCACGATTGGAACAAGCAGCTGCTGATCCAATGGCTTGCCGGATGGCAGTCGCCGTATCCGCCAGGTACCAAAAGCCTGTACTCGAATATCGGCGTGGGCTTATTAGGCTTTGCCATCGCCGATCTCGAGAAGAAGCCCATGATCGACATCTGGCGTGAGCAATTCTTGACGCCGCTCGGAATGCACCGCACATTCTTTGAGCCGCGCGATGCTACGCCCTTCGTGGCGCAGGGATATGGTCCCCACGGGCAGCCGGTATCACATACGCCCGTCGGAGGATGGCCGGCCGGTGGACGGCTTAGTTCGTCGGGCCGCGACATGGGAAATTTTCTAGTCGCGAATATGGGCGAGCGCACCGATCTGCCCAAGATCATGGCCGCCATGCAATTCTCACAGCGTCCCTTTTTCAAAGCGTCGGCCAACATGACGCAGGGACTGGCCTGGCAGCGTGTACACATTCAAGGCGAACTGGTGATCGACAAGAACGGCGGCCTGACGGGAACTTCCACCTACATTGGTATGTTGCCCGAACGACATGTTGGGGTCGTCGTAATGGCAAATCGAGGCAAATGCCAGGCGACCGCCGTGGGGCGCCAGTTGCTGATCGCGCTGGTCGCCAAGCAGCAGACCGAGTAA